The Trichocoleus sp. sequence TCAATTTCTTGCTTGAACTGTCCAATGAGCTTCTCAGACTCCCCTAACCCATAGATCTCTGCTGTATCAAAGAAATTGACGCCAACTTCGATCGCCGTTTTAAAGGCATCGCGTAGGGTATTGGCGTCGTAATCTTTACCATAAGACCAAAACAGGCTGTCACCCCAAGCCCAAGTCCCAATTCCAAGTGGTTGAACAGTTACGCCACTAGAGCCAAGTGAGATCGGATTCATAACGCCTTACTTTAACAAAACTTCACATTTGTTTCAGTGTAGCTTGGGGTTAGAGAACAGAAATGAGTAGTAGGGAGTAGGTGTGGCAGGGTGTGATGATTTACTACCTCACTTAATCCTTGGATTAAACGGTAGTCTGCTGTAGAGTCCCAGTGGATCATTCATTGATCGCAGGGTTTCCCAATCTTCGCGGAACTGTTGAAGTTCTTGAGTCAGAGGATCGATCGCAATTGTGGTCTGGGGTAAGTATTGACTGAAGAACCGGGAGAACAGGCGCTCCTCTAAGGATCGGGCTTTGGGATATTCTTCAAGTTGCCATTTTTCGCCTAAGTTTGCAGCTTTTGCAGCAGCCTGAATTGCGTCTTCTAAACCGCCCATTTCATCGACTAGCCCAATTTTTTTTGCTTCAATGCCAGACCAAACACGTCCCTGGGCAATTTCAGCGACCCGTGGCTTAGGAATCGATCGAGAGGTTGAAACGAGTGAAAGAAAGCGATCGTAAATGCGATTGACGCTGCCCTGAAGGATTGTCAATTCTTGCGGATTTTTGGGACGAGAAAGGGTGTCAATATCTGCTAACCGTCCAGTTTTGACTGTATCCCAGGTAATGCCATTGGTACTGGCAATCTTTTGGAAGTTGGGAAGCAAGCCAAACACGCCGATCGAACCTGTGATTGTGGTGGGGGAGGCAAAAATTCGACTGGCATTGGCTGAAATCTGATATCCACCGGATGCTGCATAGCTGCCCATCGAAACGACAATGGGCTTTTCCTTCTTGGTCAGCAACACTTCTCGGGCAATGAGATCAGAAGCGGTTGCGCTTCCCCCCGGACTGTTTACCCGCAGCACGACTGCCTTAATGTCGTCATCCTGACGCAAATTCTTAAGCAACCCTGCCAGCGAATCGCCCCCGATTGAGCCGCCCCCACCCCGACCACTGACAATGCTACCTTCTGCATAGACTACGGCAATTCGTTCGCCCGATTGCTTTTCTCTCGCATCTACAATTTCAGCATAATCATCGGCGCTGATTTGCCGGAATGAATCGTCTGATTCGTCTGATTCGCCTGCTACCTTTTTGAGTTCTGCGGTCACTTCATCTTCATAAGCAAGCTTATCGACCAGTTTGGCGGCTTGGGCTTGTTCTGGAAGCAGAATCCCTTTGGTATCGGCGATCGTTTGAAGCTGCGACGGTGTCACATTGCGGCTTTTGGCAACGGTCGTGAGAAACTCGCTCCAAATGTCTTTGAGGAGGGCTTGTGTTTCTTGCTGGCTTTCTGGGCTGCGGCTACTGCGTGTGAAAGGTTCAACCGCAGATTTATATTTTCCGGCACGAATTGGCTGCACTCCAATTCCATATTTTTGCAGTGCACCAGTAAAGAAGGTTGTTTCAGAGCTTAAGCCGTTCATTTCTAGCTGTCCTGTGGGGTTCAGCAGAATGGTGTTGGCGATCGAAGTCAGATAATAATCTCGTTCTGACCAGCCCGTAGTGTCATAAGCAAAAATCGGCTTGCCGCTATCCCGAAACTTTTGAAGTGCCTGTCGAACTTCTCGCAAAGTAGCATAGCCCGAGCTAAGCCCAGCCGCGCCCAGATTGCCATGCAGATATAGCCCTGCAATCCGATCATCTGTTGCACCCTGCTCAAGTGCATGGAGTACTGCTCGAAGGGTGATCGATCGAGTGGGGGAGTTTCCAGAAATTGCTTCAGTGATAACATCACCGCTCTCAGTCCGACCATCAGTAATTGGTTCAGATAGGTCAATCGTGAGCAGCGAACCTTTCTCCACCTGAGGTGCGGAATCTCGCGATAAAAACGCCAGCGCAAAAATTAGCGTTGTCAGCCCGGCGATGCTGAGCGTGGTAAATAGAAAAAGACCAACGACGGTGGCAAGTGCCTGTTTGAGAAAATTCCGCATTGAATTGGGGGTGAAGATAAGGGGGTGGAGCAGGCAGAACAATGGGGCGGCTCTAAAACTCTAAGGGGTTGATGAGATAACCATCTTGTCTAGCACTACATCTTTCCTTATCTTGCCCGTAGTCTGAAGCGATCGTCTACATTACCCACAACAAGCGCTCAAATCCTTCAGGCAACTCAACTGAAGATTTATGGCATTTTTTCAAGCTCTGCCTTCATCCGTTCCAGAGTCACATTCATCTGGTCAAACATTTGTTGAGGGGTTACCCCAAATTGGTTGAGTTGGGTTCGCAATTGTTCGACCGTCATTTGTGCCATAAAATCTTCAGAAAGTTCAAACCGCTTCATAAAAATACGATAGCGATCCATCATTTCTTCCATTTTCTCAATAAAGATTTTTTTACCCTCTCGATCGAACTTGCCATAGTCTGAGCCTATGTGCATCAGAGACTGGTAATCCTCAAAGAGTTGTCTGGCTTCCTGCTGAACAATTTCAGAATCAAAGAATCCCATTGCTATCTTCTTACCTTAATCGCTTTCTAAATCTGGCATGAATCGATCGCCCAATAACTCTATCTTTCCAGACCAGTTTTCTGACTCCAGAGCACCTGAGCACTTCAATTTAGTCCTATTTTAGTGGAGGTTGCTGAACGAGCAGAGATCGGATCTCTCTACCTGCAAGTAGGGGAAGATTGAAGCATGGAACGCAAAAACACAAAAATGGAGGAACAAAAGCTGTCCCCCCAAAATGTTAAGAAACTGGATTAAGAAACTAGAGGATTGAAATTACATTAAACCGAGTTGAGAGAGAATTCCCTGACCGGTCAGAAGCTCGGTTGCAAGACCAATGACGAAACCCAGCATTGCCAAACGACCATTCCAGGTTTCTGCGAATTGAGTAAAACCGAACTTGGACTGTTGACTTTCCATGGCTGCTTAGACCTCGTTTAGAATCAACCTTGTGTAAATAAAATTAACATAACTTCAAGAAAATCCGCAACAATAGTTCATAAATTTGCTTCGATCGCCTCTTCCTTCGGCAAGAACCTTACCCTTATCTAGAGAGAAGAGAGATTAGGCACGATCGAAGAATTTGTCCAGCCTGTTCCTTCGTAGATTCTGGGAAACTGCTCTGGATGCAGAATCTCCGCCAAGATCTCTAAGGAATCCACCAAGCGTGGACCCGGACGGTTGAAATATTGATTGCCGTCAGTGATGTAAACTTGCTCAGTTTGTACTGCTTTAAGCGTTGCCCAACCAGGATGCTGAGTCAGCAAAGCAGATTCTTGCCAGGTGCGCTCCAGGTTAAACCCACAAGGCATAAGTATGATGACATCTGGATTTGCTGCGATTAAGGCTTCCCATTGCAGCCAGGGCGAATGTTCACCAACGCTGCCAAAAATCGATCGTCCGCCTGCCATTTCCACGAGTTCAGGAATCCAGTTTCCGGCTGCCATCAGTGGCTCAACCCACTCAATACAGGCAACGCCAGGACGATCGCTTGCTGCCAAATTTTGAGTTCGTTCAACACAAGTTTTGACTCGCCTTTGAAGCTGCGCGAGTGGTTCTGTGGCTGAGACTCCTAGAGCACTGGCAACAAGCTCAATGTCTGCCCAGATTTCTGTTAATCGATTGGGCTGCAGCGAAATAATTTGTGTCTGGTTGTGGGTCAGGGCGGCGACTGCTTGTTCTACATCATTCAGGCTAACCGCACAAACCTCACACTGCGCCTGCGTCAAAATATGAGTTGGTTGCAAGGCTTCCAGCACTTCTGTTTTCACCCGATAGACGCTCAATGCTGATTGCAGCAAATCTGTGACCCGATCGTGAATTTCCTGGCTGCTGCCTTCCGGGTTAAACTTTGGCTCCGTACAGACGGGGAGTTCTTGAACTTGGGGTGGGTAGTCACATTCATGCGATCGACCGACTAGAGAAGCAGTCAGTCCCAAACAATCAACGATTTCGGTGGCACTGGGGATGAGAGAAATAATCCGGGGCATGGGGAAACAGGAGGAGGAGTAAAAGTTGGGTAGTATCTTATTTGGCGCGTTGTCGTTTGGCTTTTATCGATGGATGGTTTTTATGGCTCTGGCTCCCTGGCGATCGAAGCTAACAGGTGTATTACATCGGAATCGATCGTTAGTTTATGCTCGCTATTTGCAGTTAGCAACAGTGCGATTAGATGGGCGTCCGGCAAACCGAACTCTAGTCTTTCGAGACTTTTGGGGTGAAACGAATCAACTCAAATTTATTACAGACGATCGGAGCGAGAAGATTGACCAGATCGATCAACAGCCTTGGGCTGAAGCTTGCTGGTATTTTCCCAAAACGCGAGAACAGTTTCGCTTGTTGGGCAGTTTAAAACTGGTGCGCGCCGATGATCCTGATCCGGTGCTACTGGAAGCGAGAAGAATACAGTGGCAAGCGTTATCAGCCGCCGCCCGAATTCAGTTTGTTTGGGCAGACCCACGCCAGCCCAGAGCCGAAGCGAGTGCGTTTGACCCACCGCCACCAGATGCGATCGAACCGACTGCTAATTTTTGCCTGCTGTTGCTCGACCCAAGCCAGGTTGACCATCTGGAGCTTCGAGGAGAACCCCAAACCCGCACGCTTTATACACGTCGATCGAGTCCGACTGAACAATCAGAATGGGTCATTCAAAACGTTAATCCGTAGATTTGGATCAGAGGTAGATTGAGATCAGAGATTGTGGAAAGCTGGACTCAGTCTAGATCCCAGACCCATCCAAAAACTGTTCAATCACCTTGGAATCAATCCGGCAGCTTGCTGTCACTGGAACCCTTGTTGAATCCTCAGGCATTGAGTCTTGAGGTGAAAGTTCGCTTGACTTTTGCAAAGCGGGATTTGGTTTCTGGAGGCTTTGCATCTGCTGCTCCAAATTTTCGATGCGATCGAGCAATGCGCGAATTACCTGAGCTTCGGAGTCGGGCAGGCGTCCGTGATCGAGAGGGTCAACCCGTTCTCCAGCGCGAAAGACAATTCGACCGGGAACTCCAACAACAGTGCAATCTGAGGGGACATTCCGCAAAACGACAGATCCCGCTCCAATCCGCACATTGTTACCAATTTCGATATTGCCTAAAACCTTTGCCCCTGCCCCAACAACAACATTTTCGCCCAATGTTGGGTGACGCTTGCCGCTCTCTTTTCCAGTACCGCCCAGCGTTACACCCTGGTAGATCAGGGCATAATCACCGATAATTGCCGTTTCACCAATCACAACACCCATCCCATGATCGATGAAGACGCCGTGCCCAATTTGCGCGCCAGGGTGGATTTCAATCCCGGTCAAAAAGCGAGCAATATGAGAAATCAATCGTGGAATAAACGGCACTTTGAGCTGGTTTAGGACATGAGCAAAGCGATAGAACATGAGTGCCTGTAAACCGGGATAGCAGAACAAGACCTCCAGCCAGTTCCGCGCCGCAGGGTCACGATCGAAGATGATGCGAAAATCGGCACTCAGCGTTTTAATCACAGCATTTAGCACAGGCATCTACCCCGGTTGCAATAAAAATAGACCACCAACTTTAAAGGCTAATACATTTCGATTCCGGTTGAATGAATTTATGATGATACAACGATAGAATTTGTTGAATTAATCAGGGCGATCGATCTTTGAGCAGTCGATGGATTCCTTGTAGCTCAACCAGGATAGTTTTGAGTAACTCTTGAGTCACGCTTTCAGTCGGTTGCTGAACTTCGATTGTCACTTGTTTAATCCCTAGCACATCCTGAGCAAACCGTGCTACTTCATTGGGGTGAAACAGCAGGGGATCATCTTTGTTGACGCGCAACTCTGGGTTGAGTTTGCGGAAGTCGTAGCCAGGATTCAGTTCTGAGGGGTTGGTGTTGGCGTAGCGATAGACTGAAGCACGCGATCGATTCAGCGCTTTTTGGACGGACTCCACGGTCATGAGTCCTTGGGGTGTTGGGGAGTCGAGATCCATGCAGATGCAGTAGTAAGAAGCTGACAGAGGAGACAGAAAAACCCGGATGGCAAACATCAGGGTATTCATCAGATTCTTAGTGTACGACGAACTAGTCTTAAAAAGAGACAGCAATCCAGCGAGATTGCTTTTCCGGCAGATGATAGGGTTTGGCGAGTAGGGGATCGGAGCAAATCATCGGCTAGATTAAGGTTCCAGCTCGATCGGGTATTTTACAGGTGAATCAAACTGTAACTAAACCGCCAAACTCATTCTGTGGCTTACTTACACACTGATCTCTAGTGCAAAGCTGCGGATCTTGCCTGAATCCTGAGCGGCTTTATCAGCAACTTCCAGCGTCCAGTTTCCTGTCGGTACTTTTCCGGTTAACTCAGCAAGTCGAGGTGTGCTGGCACTGTCATAGGTTTTCTTGATGTTGTCTGTACCGCCCCCAGTCCGGTTGTGCAAGACGATCGGCGTTACACCTATGGCTTCAGGGGCATAAACCGTCACAATTAAATCTCCGATGTAGGGATGCTCAACATCGACCGTAATCTTGATAGATTTGATCGCTTTTGTTGCGGCAACTGCCAACGGCAAACGAGCCGTATCTAGATCTTTAACGGGAATATCTTGAGCAATTTTATAAGTGGTAGTTGGGGTTTGCTGATTGGGAACCGCTAGCTCAACCGCTTTTCGAGCATTGACTCGCCCATAGCCATAAAGAGGACTGCGACCATTGGCATCATAGTTGCCGCCTAAAGGATCAATTCGATCGCAAGACTGCCTTAAGATCTCGCGCACCTGATCCCAGCGCAAATCAGGATTCCGGGCAATAATCAGCGCTGCTACCCCTGCCACACCTGGAGCCGAACTAGAGGTTCCACCAAATCCGTTGGTATAGTTGCCCCTAGGATCTCCTCGGAGCACATCACCGCCGTTATAGCCCACTGTGCCCGATCGATCGGTTGTCCAGATGCCTGTAGTTAGGGCAGGTTTGCCGTCATTGCTGGGGAAAGAGCACCAGACAGCTTTACCAAAATCGCTGTAAGCACTGCGTTGACTCGTATCATTGCAGGCAGCCACCGCAATTACTTTCGCGTAGCTGGCATAGCCGTCATTATCGACACTTTCGTTACCGTTTCCGGCTGCAAAAATGACCACGCAGCCTTTGCCATTCCGTCCCTGGCTCACAGCATAGTCGATCGCCAATCGCGTTGAGTCGGGTAAGGGTACGACCTGGTTATGCAATGGATCAGTGTTATCCCACCAGGCACCATCCGGTGGCCCCCAGCTACAGGAAATCACATCGGCACCATTCCGAGCCGC is a genomic window containing:
- the sppA gene encoding signal peptide peptidase SppA, with the translated sequence MRNFLKQALATVVGLFLFTTLSIAGLTTLIFALAFLSRDSAPQVEKGSLLTIDLSEPITDGRTESGDVITEAISGNSPTRSITLRAVLHALEQGATDDRIAGLYLHGNLGAAGLSSGYATLREVRQALQKFRDSGKPIFAYDTTGWSERDYYLTSIANTILLNPTGQLEMNGLSSETTFFTGALQKYGIGVQPIRAGKYKSAVEPFTRSSRSPESQQETQALLKDIWSEFLTTVAKSRNVTPSQLQTIADTKGILLPEQAQAAKLVDKLAYEDEVTAELKKVAGESDESDDSFRQISADDYAEIVDAREKQSGERIAVVYAEGSIVSGRGGGGSIGGDSLAGLLKNLRQDDDIKAVVLRVNSPGGSATASDLIAREVLLTKKEKPIVVSMGSYAASGGYQISANASRIFASPTTITGSIGVFGLLPNFQKIASTNGITWDTVKTGRLADIDTLSRPKNPQELTILQGSVNRIYDRFLSLVSTSRSIPKPRVAEIAQGRVWSGIEAKKIGLVDEMGGLEDAIQAAAKAANLGEKWQLEEYPKARSLEERLFSRFFSQYLPQTTIAIDPLTQELQQFREDWETLRSMNDPLGLYSRLPFNPRIK
- a CDS encoding DUF1825 family protein — translated: MGFFDSEIVQQEARQLFEDYQSLMHIGSDYGKFDREGKKIFIEKMEEMMDRYRIFMKRFELSEDFMAQMTVEQLRTQLNQFGVTPQQMFDQMNVTLERMKAELEKMP
- a CDS encoding chlorophyll a/b-binding protein, with the translated sequence MESQQSKFGFTQFAETWNGRLAMLGFVIGLATELLTGQGILSQLGLM
- a CDS encoding cobalamin-binding protein; protein product: MPRIISLIPSATEIVDCLGLTASLVGRSHECDYPPQVQELPVCTEPKFNPEGSSQEIHDRVTDLLQSALSVYRVKTEVLEALQPTHILTQAQCEVCAVSLNDVEQAVAALTHNQTQIISLQPNRLTEIWADIELVASALGVSATEPLAQLQRRVKTCVERTQNLAASDRPGVACIEWVEPLMAAGNWIPELVEMAGGRSIFGSVGEHSPWLQWEALIAANPDVIILMPCGFNLERTWQESALLTQHPGWATLKAVQTEQVYITDGNQYFNRPGPRLVDSLEILAEILHPEQFPRIYEGTGWTNSSIVPNLSSL
- a CDS encoding Npun_F5749 family FMN-dependent PPOX-type flavoprotein → MGSILFGALSFGFYRWMVFMALAPWRSKLTGVLHRNRSLVYARYLQLATVRLDGRPANRTLVFRDFWGETNQLKFITDDRSEKIDQIDQQPWAEACWYFPKTREQFRLLGSLKLVRADDPDPVLLEARRIQWQALSAAARIQFVWADPRQPRAEASAFDPPPPDAIEPTANFCLLLLDPSQVDHLELRGEPQTRTLYTRRSSPTEQSEWVIQNVNP
- the cysE gene encoding serine O-acetyltransferase, which gives rise to MIKTLSADFRIIFDRDPAARNWLEVLFCYPGLQALMFYRFAHVLNQLKVPFIPRLISHIARFLTGIEIHPGAQIGHGVFIDHGMGVVIGETAIIGDYALIYQGVTLGGTGKESGKRHPTLGENVVVGAGAKVLGNIEIGNNVRIGAGSVVLRNVPSDCTVVGVPGRIVFRAGERVDPLDHGRLPDSEAQVIRALLDRIENLEQQMQSLQKPNPALQKSSELSPQDSMPEDSTRVPVTASCRIDSKVIEQFLDGSGI
- a CDS encoding resolvase, whose protein sequence is MNTLMFAIRVFLSPLSASYYCICMDLDSPTPQGLMTVESVQKALNRSRASVYRYANTNPSELNPGYDFRKLNPELRVNKDDPLLFHPNEVARFAQDVLGIKQVTIEVQQPTESVTQELLKTILVELQGIHRLLKDRSP
- a CDS encoding S8 family serine peptidase, with the protein product MVRVQYGGKNGQAYEFIVSDDHLAVRTSSRMVLLCHRSFEVTPLEPTTHQMLNQHYELKTRFRHAGVEILQSKVPQPDSSLRDIAREVLKAEPAVEFAGRVLVDVRSNQPIVYTENFFIKFFDDQSPDACQELLLRYGLMVKRQLDYARNAFFISAPKDTGLIVFEIAEALLQEPIVEFCHPELVSDTRERKVFPNQWHLAKATINNRVIDASANVEAAWSLSNGTGAIVAVIDDGVDIDHEEFRSSGKIIAPWDVTRQTADPRPGRAEDHGTACAGVACANGNFGASGVAPGAKLIPIRLASGLGSQAEADAFVWAARNGADVISCSWGPPDGAWWDNTDPLHNQVVPLPDSTRLAIDYAVSQGRNGKGCVVIFAAGNGNESVDNDGYASYAKVIAVAACNDTSQRSAYSDFGKAVWCSFPSNDGKPALTTGIWTTDRSGTVGYNGGDVLRGDPRGNYTNGFGGTSSSAPGVAGVAALIIARNPDLRWDQVREILRQSCDRIDPLGGNYDANGRSPLYGYGRVNARKAVELAVPNQQTPTTTYKIAQDIPVKDLDTARLPLAVAATKAIKSIKITVDVEHPYIGDLIVTVYAPEAIGVTPIVLHNRTGGGTDNIKKTYDSASTPRLAELTGKVPTGNWTLEVADKAAQDSGKIRSFALEISV